In Malus sylvestris chromosome 16, drMalSylv7.2, whole genome shotgun sequence, the following are encoded in one genomic region:
- the LOC126606506 gene encoding protein CURLY FLAG LEAF 1-like: MTAPNMETIAASLERSLQNCSLNNHNHHHHNHSNSGGGSVTADGEGQGSSVTDGVLAATGMQGRSSSSTSSTSDAALELNSHVSLPYHWEQCLDLKSGEIYYINWRNGMKAKEDPKTGGEYSGDFYYSEEDENSSYDSEESSTESSPSSCRYEQHQQPVENLNSNNNNNNVLVVAGCKACLMYFMVPKQLEDCPKCSGQLLHFDRSENGSP; encoded by the exons ATGACAGCTCCAAACATGGAGACGATCGCCGCTTCTCTGGAGAGGTCTCTCCAAAATTGCTCCCTAAacaaccacaaccaccaccaccacaaccacagCAACAGCGGCGGCGGCAGCGTCACAGCCGACGGCGAAGGACAAGGCTCGAGCGTCACCGACGGGGTATTGGCCGCCACGGGGATGCAGGGCAGGTCATCGTCTTCAACCTCATCAACCTCAGACGCCGCTTTAGAGCTCAACTCCCATGTCTCCCTTCCATACCATTGGGAACAATGCCTCGATTTGAAG AGTGGGGAGATATACTACATAAACTGGAGGAACGGGATGAAGGCGAAAGAAGATCCAAAGACAGGAGGAGAGTACAGTGGAGATTTCTACTACTCGGAAGAAGATGAAAACAGCTCGTATGACAGCGAAGAGTCTTCGACCGAGTCGTCGCCATCTTCGTGCAGATACGAGCAGCACCAGCAGCCGGTAGAGAATCTCAACAgcaacaacaataataataatgtgtTGGTAGTGGCTGGCTGCAAAGCCTGTCTCATGTATTTCATGGTCCCGAAACAGCTCGAGGACTGCCCCAAATGCTCCGGTCAACTTCTCCACTTCGATCGATCCGAAAATGGCTCCCCATGA